In Lemur catta isolate mLemCat1 chromosome 5, mLemCat1.pri, whole genome shotgun sequence, the genomic stretch AAAaacttctccttccccttcatcctctgaagttttgctgaaaaatcaactcacaaaaggcagattaattagATAAAAGGCATAcaacagcagtccccaaacttttcgGCACCAgagaccgttttcatggaagataattttttcatggACAGGGGAGGgcgggggatggtttcaggatgattcaagcacattacatttgttgtacactttattattattacattgtagtatataattaaataattctacAACTCACcctaggttggggacccctggcatacaaaatttattaatgtatacATGGGGAGCATCACAGAGTGATTAACCAACCCCCCAGTGGGGTGCAGAAGCTTACATaacatcttgaggttacagaaacaATGGAGCCTTGGATTATGGCAAAACAGGTTatgaaagggagagaagaggaggcctggctagcaaacaaaggtggtcttgttaggTAGCTGAAACCTCAGAGGTAGCAGCCTTCAGAGAGAAtggatggtaaatgtttctttcagaccttCACAAGTGTCAGACTCTCAGGTAATCTTTCCTCAATCTGGACAAGGGAAGGCCTGTCTGCATCAATGCTGATTCCTGACAGATGCAAATTTTCCCCACAAAAGCAGCTTTGCAGGGTTACTTTTGTTTGATGACTCCctgacagccatctcaaaatatgtcaaagaaacatattcatattttggggtaaaatatttttattaccttcaATGGTAACAGCTTCCTTGATCTCCCTATACCAATTCAAGCTAACATTTGATCCAGATAGGTCCCTGCTCATAACCCTTCAAGGACAGAGTACTATTGTATAAGGAACCCCAGAGGTGGAGCCAGACCTGAGTTTTAGGTCTCGTTTTACTACAGGCCGATGTGATCCTAAGCACATTGCTTTAACTCTCtaagcttcctcatctgtaaaatggaggtgataacCTCCTCCCACAGGACACTAGAGGGGACTCAACTAGAAATGCATGTGAAAATGTGCCAACATTACCCAAATGTTAGCTATCACTACTTCAACTATTTTTGAGAGGCAGTATACgttggggaaggaggaagagtagCTGAAAAGTCTGTCCTGGTAGTCAAACTACATCCCAAACAGCTGAGTGATCTTCAACAGTTTCTCTAGTTATACATAAAGAGGAGAACTCTAAAATCTTTCCTACCCCTGAGGTCGCACTTTCTCCAGAAACTGCATTTAAAGCACAccattaacaggaaaaaaagtactccaaactctgtaaaataatttaaagaggtttattctgagccaaatatgtgtgaccatgaCCCAGTAAGCCATGctcaagaagtcttgagcaagtagTCCCGAGGTGGTTGGGTTGtggtttgattttatacattttagagagACAGGAATTGTgggtaaaatcataaatgaatacatggaaggtgtacattgatttggcccaaaaaggcagaaCATCTTGAAAAGGaagggggcttacaggttataggtggattcAAAGATTCTTCgctttgtaattggttaaagaaataaagctttgtctaaaggcttggaacattttaagataaggaagtctgttagtCAGAGACAAGCCATAATATATGGACTCAAAagatctgttaagcaaattgacGGCCTGCAGGGGATTTAACCTTCACTCTGCATGGCCTAGGTCCTGTTGGTCATTTCTTGTCTAACTTTAAAGCAGAGTGTATAATAAGGTGTTTgcaacctcccttcccttcatggccaggaactcagttttaaggtttttctggggtccccttggccaagagggaatCCATTTAGTCAGCGAGGggcttgggattttattttagttcactgCCCTTTGTGAAATCAATccctaaaacaaaaaattaaatacaaataggAGAGAACATTTGTGCAGTCCTTTAATCATTCATGGAGACTCTCACATCCATCATTGTGTTTGAAAAGGGCTGTAATAGGAAGAAATCACAGCCAAATCTTGACCGCGAAAACCTCTGGATGGTAGAATTAGGCAtgatattaattttgtatttttctaaatcttcaaaatctgcaattttggaactagatagagatgatggttgcacaagaCTGTGAACGTACCAAATGCCACTGAATGGTACATTTCAGAATGGTTAATTCTATGTGAGTTTTGCCTCattataaaaatcttttgcaATACACACGCGTGGTTTTATACTCATTTATGAAGACGTGGTTTGGGGAGAGAATTACAAACAAGGCTTCTGAAGGCTGAAGAGCAGCGTAGCCAGCTGCCACTCTCCTGGGCGCATCCGCCCAAGTCGCAATTGCAGGCTTCTAGCCTGCAAGGCGCTCCTCCGACCACCAGGGGGCGCGGCGAAGCCCTCACGTCTCCACACGCAGGCGAGCGCCGTCTCTTGCGTCGTTGAAGGCGTGTGCGTGCGAGAGGCGTGGCCGGGGGCGGACTCCCAGCCGGCACGACCGCCGCCCGCCTGAGCGGAGCGCCGCCACGTTTTCTGTCCTAGTTCGCAGTCGCCGGCCGCTCCAGCCCTTGGAGTCCCACCCTTCACTCAGCCTTCTTTCCCTCGGGCCGGTCCCCGACTTCCATTTCCCCGCCCTAGGCTCCGCGTCCCGATATTTGCTCCCCGCCCGGTTGTCCTCTCCTCTGCTCCGCCCGGGGGCCCCTGGCTCAGCCTCGGCCCCATGGCGCTGCAGAGCTCGGGGGTGACCTTTCGCAAGATCCTGTCTCATTTCCCCGAGGAGCTGAGCCTGGCTTTCGCCTACGGCTCCGGGGTGTACCGCCAGGCGGGGCCAAATTCAGACCAGAAGGTGAGCCTGGCCCTGCAGATCGGCCCCTCCCCGTGAACCCCGGTCAGCCCCGCGCTGGGAATCTGCCAGTTCTCACAAGTTCCCTGTGGTCTTCTGCCCCTCGGAGCCCTAGAGCTGCCCGTGCGCTCTGTGCACTGCACGTGTCAAACTGGCAAAGCACAAACCGCACGCAGGTATTACTTGCATAAAGAGAGCGTGAGCTGAGTTTTGAAGGAAAAGTGGGAGTCCACTTCGGCCTAGAGCAGGAGATGCAATCAGGCGGAGGGAAAAGCTGATGCAGAGACtagatggaagaaaggaaaaaaaatagttgtcaGGTTCTAGTTCAGTGTTTTCAGTCTCGGCAGAACGTTGGCATTTTctggggaattaaaaaaaaataccaatggCTGGGTTCTGTCTATGAAGGCTCTGATTTAATTGAGATGAGGCCTAAGCttcaggaattttaaaattgacccaggtgattctaatgcgcAGCCAAGTTTGAGTGCTAAGTCTGTAGCTGTACGAGAAAGTACAAATGATCGTCTGACTTCAGGAAGCTGACCGACTGGCTGTAGGGCCAGGGCAGGTGCAGTAAAGGTAACAGCAAAAGTTAGTGGGTGACCAGTATATTTCCCCGTCCTTAGCCCATTTAACAAGGGTTTGTTTGGAACTAGGTATTGTTACTCTTGAGAGTTGGCTGATTACAACAGTAAGGGTACAGTTTTCCTTGTGATTTGCAGAATTCAGGGTGCAGATTGCAGTAGGGCCTCCCACTCTGGAGACCTGGCTGTAATTTGTCTTGTTAAAATTTGCCTGTTAACTTCCTGATGAGGCCATCCATGCTATTGCTTTGATTGCCTGTTTCCGACCtatactactattaatatttttatttaaattggcAGCATATGAGAAATTATACGTGATTCTAATATACATTAACATaatcacacattttttaaaaaacatttctctgtgtctccctccctccaaatCTGAAATATCAGCAGTGGTTTGTGAATCACACTGTGGGAAACGCAGAGCAGGCCTTGGCCTCCGGATGGTTACCTCTTTGTTTTTCCATGAAGGTTTTCCTTTCAACAGACCTGGAattgcctcccttccttccttccctttccctcactGTCATTCCTTACATTCAAGTTAACACCTTGTAGATTCTAACACCTAAATCTCTCTCAAAACAGCCTCTGCCCTCAGTGCCTTAgttaatatgttttcatttctcacctGGAATCTTGCAGTGGTTTTTGTATCTGATTTTCCCCACCCTTATCCTAGTCATATCAAACTGCAGCTCCCAGAACATGCCTGGCCCTCATATCAACAGGAGCAATTTCCTGTAACATgactccttccccttccctcccctagTACTTCCACCAAGCCTGTTAAACTCTTGTGTTCTTCAAGACTCACATTTGTCGTCTATagaatttctccttcctgttcTTCTGACCCAACCCCCATTGCGATTGAAGTTAGTACATTTTACGTTCTTCTGTCAAGTCAATTTAGTAATAATTTGTCTGTTGTCCCCAGTAAACTCTGAGCTATTCTACCCTAGGATCTATCAGAGCTCATTATAGGTACTCAATGAGTGGTTGGTGAATGGGTAAGagttaaaataacttatttcccTTTATATGATACTTTATGGAGCTTATCTATATGGTGTTAATATGATCTGGAAGAAAAGTGGAAAACAATTAACCACACTTAGTTGAAAGGCAGTGTGTGTAGTGGTTAGCACACAGAATTTGACGCTAGACTTAggtctgccactcactagctctGTGTCCTTGGGGAAAGAGCTTACCCCATGCCTTGGTTTCCTTTcctataaaattggaataatatcAGTGGCTATCTTGTAGGGTTGTTTTGAGGGTAAAATGAGTtaccatatatattatatataaaatgtttagaagagTGCTGGCACAATGAAGCATGTTAAGTATTTACTACTATTGTGTTGATGAAAATAAAGCTCAGATTGGTTCCAGAGTCTCGCTTAAGTTTCTGAGGACAACACTAGGTCTTCTGACTCTTAATAGCTTAGTATTTTAGAGCTTTCTGCGCTATCTAGCTGCCTTTCTAGGAATTAGTACTGAAACCATTTTCTCTCTTCGCCTTACAGAATGCCATGCTGGACTTCGTGTTCACAGTAGATGACCCTGTTGCATGGCATACAAAGAACCTGAAGAAAAATAGGAGCCACTACTCTTTACTAAAATTTTTGGGGCCCAAGATTATCACATCCATCCAGAATAACTATGGTGCTGGAGTTTACTACAATTCATTGATCATGTGTGATAGTAGGGTAAGTGACTTCGGGCCTTTGTCTTAACTTGGGTGGTTGTTAACCTTTGTTATTAGAATACCAGCTAAATATGTATGTTCTTGCAATCAGGAAATTTTCACATCCCTGCTGGATGTCTTGAACCCAGAGACAGAGCAGGACCCGGAGTCCTCATTTTCCCTTGACTGTGATTGTAGTGTAACAAGGTGGTTGGGTGtgactgattttgttttttccctttggcCATGTGGTTCTCAAGTTTTAGGGTGCATCAGAATCCTCTGGAGTGCATGCCTGTTGTACACACTGATTGCTTCCCAAGCCCCACCCCTAGAgttgattcagtagatctggggtggggcttgaaaatttgcatttctaaaaagcttTCAAATGTTGCTAAAGCTGCTGCTCTGGGAACCACATTTTGGGAGCCACTGTTTTGGTCAGTGGAAGGAGTAGGCAGGCTAATTTAGGATCGGGGTAGAGATTAATCTTACCTAGAAGGAGATACAGACAAAGCAAGAAGTTGGAAGTGAAGAGGGTGTCATAGGTGGTTTGGAGCTTGTGGGCCAAGTGGTAGACAGGAACCTCTTGGTGCCAGCAGATGGGTGGAATTTGACAGTGGGATATTGGAGAGCAGGTAAGTTGCAAGGATCCCCACAGGTGGGTTGTCTGACAACAGAAACCCAGCTGAACTATCTTTCAGATGAAGCACTCCAGTCCAGTCTCTAAGAGGGCTGCCAGGAGCTAAGCAGGACCCAAGCCTAGGAGGACCAATGGGGGTTCTAAATCAAATGCCTCCTGGAGATTAGCTGGGCTAGGGATGCCATGTGGGTTTCACCTGCTGTGCCAACTCTGCTGCTGATTGCTTAGAGAGATCAGACTGTGACTGGCTTAGGAaccacctggggatcttgttgaagtgcagattctaattcagttgGTCTGGGATGGACCCTgagattctgttttttttcccgTCTTCAATCAACTTGGtgattctgcatttttttcaagctcccaggtgatgcttaTGTTACTAGTCTAAGGACCATACTTTCTTTAAAGCAGTCGCGTATCAGCGAGCCACACCAGTTGGTTGCCTGTTAGGAAAGCAGGGCGGCAAATCACCGTCTGAGCTCCACTTCCTCGCCTCCCCACTGCATCCATGGAAAAATGGTCTACCATgcaaccagtccctggtgccagaaaggttggggacagctgcaAAGGGTTGGAGGTGTTTGGACTTGGCTGGAGAATAAGTGCTGTGATTGATTGGTGATATCTGCATACCTTGTGGGCCATACATTTGCCTTTCTGTTTGAGGTCCAATCCTGCTCCAcctgcattttgcagatgaggaaaccaaggttcagagaggaAATGACACGGTTCCATAAGGTTGTACAACTAGTTCATGGCAGGTCCCCTGACTTCCAGGCCAGCGGTGTTTCCGTTACCTCCCAGCTGTTACTTGTTTGCAGCTACAAGGGCTTGCTGTAGTGCTGCCCTCAGCGTGGAGGGAAGAAGTAGTTATTCTGCACAGCCTTCCACTTCCACATTAGTCATGCAAAAGACatagctttgttctttctccatAATTAATATTATGCTGAGCCCATCTCTAATTAGTAGTTTTCAAACAATATTACAAGCTCCAGTAACCAAATGTTTGGGCATAATTATATGCTAAAGAACTGtactttttaattgaaattttgaGCCACTTTTTAGTTTAGACAGTGACGGCCTAAGAAGGCTGTTTGATACTGAAGTTCAGCAAAGTGGATCTGAAGATACCTGTTGACACAAATTGGGTTTTGTAACCTGGGAAAGCCACATTTAGGGTTCGtacaaattatgtttaaaatggaCTTGACTATAATTCAATGTGTTTAACACTGataaagaagttttatttttggatGTTGCTTTGTAATTATAAAAGTGTTGAAATAGTCAATAGCAAAAGAGAAGTTCACTTTGTAAAGGATGTCAGtgaaaacttttaattaaagaaaattcttgTACTTTGTAATGAAAAGAACATTGGAAAACCAGACTGAAATTCTGGGACATAGTTTTGACTCTTGTCAATACGAGTGCCACCTTGGACATGTTTATTCTCTCTGGGCCTTAGGATTTTTATGTCTCAAATGAGGAGCATGAACTAAATTACTGCTTCTTAAACTATCTGTGAGGAAGGACCAGCTTTTATATCCAATTAATGGAGAACCAATACTAGATGGTATCTAAGAACTATTCCACTGTTAACATCACATGGACCTAAGTTAAAATAGTGGTCACCTCACATACCTTAGGGGCCAAATCAGTCTTGGGCACTAAACCTCTGAAAGATTTTGGTTGAAATGTGTGTTTTCACAAGGTAGGCTATTGTGCGTGGCTTTGGAAATCAAGGTAATACTCTAGTCAAGAACttgatctattttattttgtacttacaTAAACATCAACATGGTATTTCACTCTTTTCTGCTCATTTATTTTCCAGCTTATCAAATATGGGGTCATTAGCACTAATATTCTGATTGAAGATCTCCTCAACTGGAATAACTTATACGTTGCTGGACGACTCCAAAAACCGGTGAGTGAATGTTTTAAAGGCTGCATAATTAGGGATGCCTCTCCTCTGAACCAGACTTTACATTCATTATGATTGCAATGAGACGGACCTCAAGGAAACAGAAATGAGTTTCAGACTTCTCTTGCTCCTTATAAAATTTATTCCCAAACAATATCCAGATATTCCCCTGTGATACTGtgatataagaagaaatatatatttggtctttgtccctgctTCCTTGCTTAGAGCTCTTAAAACCCGAGGAATATCTTAGTGATTGGGGTAagaagaatgtcttttgttctttacAGCAAGTCTCTTTCTACCATACCTAGGATTATGCTAATAAGGTGACTCTTGATATGCCCTTAAATAgattcaggatgggggctggttgcctGGGAACCAACCAAATGATTAGAGGTTGAAACTTTCAGgctccctcctctgccaccttaaggaaggggagggggaagatTGAGCTAATCACCAGTGATTTAATCAGTCATGTGTCGGTAATGGAACCTCTATAAAAACCCGTAAACAGAGGGGTTCTGAGAGCTTCCGGGTTGGTGAACATATcaaggggctgggagggcagtATACCCACAGAGGTCATGGAGCTCCACGCTCTTCCTCCTACCCCATatcttgccctatgcatctctccCATTTGGCGGTTCCTGAgttgtatcttttataataaaccactaaatgtaagtaaagtgcCTTCCTGAGtcctgtgagccattctagcaaataaTCACACTAGAGGAGGGGGCATGGGAACCCCTGATTACAGCTGATTGGTCAGAAGTACAGGAGACCTGGACTTGGGTTTGGTGTCTGAAGTGGAGGCAGTCTGTGGAACTGAGCCCTTAACCTAACTCCATGTAGTGTCAGAATTTAATTGTTGGACACCAAGTCGGTGTCTGGAGAGTTGGATAATTGGttgatgagagagaaaaaaaaccacaaattcaCTGATAGAAATGCTTGGAGTAAGACAGACTGTCATATGCCCACTCCGCTGCTATCCTCTAAAGGTGCGTCAATTGCCTGACTGGATCGGGCCCAGACTTGACCcactggggctgggcagggtggcagaGGAAGTGCCCAGTGCTTCAGTGGAGCCTCTCTCAGCACCACCCGGATCACATTCTCTCCTAGGATGTAAGTGCCACGGGGGCACCGTTTGCCAACTGATGGATCCCAAGGGTGTCTAGGACATGCCTGGTGTGTGGTACACTTTCAGGAACTGTCGAGTAAATGAGTGGACCAGGCAGGTATTCCAAGGGGAGTGGTACTCTGATCcctcttcttatctccctcagCCAATGCCCACACCCTGTCATTACTTCTCACATCATTTGGGACACTATGAGAGGAGTCTGTAGGGAATCAGCTCCTCCCTGGAgacaacaaacagaaaacaggTTTAAAAAAAGCGGGAAGGGACTTCACCTTTTAACAGGTGTTTGCAAATGTCACCTTTTTTTCAGATAAATGGTCTATTTTCTGAGAAAGGGTCTTTGCATAGTTTAAGAACTGTGTTAAATGGTCACACTTGCTAATCTCACATACTTCCCACAACAAGGAAAATTTTCATTGTGCTGTCAGAAGGTCTCAAGCCTTAAAAGAGGGTACTTGGATCGTTCTTGTGCAACTCCCTTAACAGTGGTGTCTTGCTTGTCCTTTTATAGTCAGCTATGGGGAAAAATTAGAGATTTATATCATCTTACCTCACTTGCTTTGTGTCATAAAAATCTCTTTGATATACATGGGCTGTCAAGATTCTTTTGCCTTGTACCTGGGTTTAAAATTTAATAGTGTTGCTCATTAAAATGTCTAGAAACACTTGATTTTGGCAATGGTTACACAGGTGTATGCACATGTAAAACTTTATCACACTCTACCCTTAAGATGTGTGTACTTCACTGTATGTAATTTTTACGtcagtaaaaacattttttgaaagtcTAGAAACAATAGGCTTAGTGAAATAATTTCATATCTATATAGATGAATTTCTCATACCTAGGCTGGATAACTAGTAAAGCTCATAATCGAGCAAACGAATGCAAttgaaaatttgtaaatattttccaagttttttttaatttacaaaatatatacctTAATGGGAAGAGTAATGAATATGGAAGTAGAAGCCTTGGGTCATATTCATTCCTGTAACTTACTAGCTGTTCATATGAACTTGAGCAACTTGTTTTagcttcctgagcctcagttaattcatctgtagaatggggataacaATACTTGCCCTGCCTATACCACAAAGGtgtttaaaattagaaacaatagtAATGCTGGAAAGAACACAGATGTTTTAGAATCCAGCAGATCTAGGGTTAGGGCCCCAGCTCTGACACCTCCTAACTGTGTGACCCTGCACCACTGACTGACTCTCCCTGAGCCGTGGGACGGATGTTATCTGTTGCCGAGTCTCAGAAGAGTTCCGaaatgcctggcacttagtagacaCTCAGAAAAttatctttcccttttctctctctttgcctgtCTCAGTTATTTTGAGATACAATGAGATTGAATGTTGAAGTGTTGTATTCTCTGTTATATTTTATGCttagaatatttcaaaattaaaaatagactttagaaACCTTAAGTGCCATGAAATCTCAGAATGTAAGCACTGGAAATGACCTTAGATTTTATCTAAATGTCGTCATATCCTTAATGAAAACACTAATTCAAGACAAGTAGTAGCAGATACACTCATACTATGCAAAACTGCGTTGCTCATCTaacttatagaagaaaatgttgatagCAGTGATTATCCCTCGGGCTTATTAAGCTCCTAGCACAAGAAAATTAGGCTatcttaaaattcatttgaaagtGTTGAAcatacaaatgggaaaaaaattgaaaatgataaaTGGGCAAATTAACTCTCCCTCCCACTCTTGGTAGAAATCACTGTTAAC encodes the following:
- the TAMM41 gene encoding phosphatidate cytidylyltransferase, mitochondrial isoform X4, which codes for MALQSSGVTFRKILSHFPEELSLAFAYGSGVYRQAGPNSDQKNAMLDFVFTVDDPVAWHTKNLKKNRSHYSLLKFLGPKIITSIQNNYGAGVYYNSLIMCDSRLIKYGVISTNILIEDLLNWNNLYVAGRLQKPVKIVAMNENVILRSALDKNLRSAVTAAFLMLPESFSEEDLFAEIAGLSYSGDFRMVIGEDKTKVLNIVKPNIAHFRELYGSILQENPQVVYKTQQGRLEA